Proteins from a single region of Chitinophagales bacterium:
- a CDS encoding MBL fold metallo-hydrolase encodes MKCPPLTITFLGTGTSTGVPMVACDCAVCRSDDMRDKRLRTSILVQSATTTFVVDTTPDFRYQMLRIQNKKLDAVLYTHPHKDHIAGLDDVRAYNYIQQKSMDIYANTLTEEALRREYYYAFSDTKYPGVPQLNLNTIDEQLFYIGDIPVIPIVVWHLKMPVYGFRFGDFTYITDANRIDADELAKVRGSKLMVVNALRREPHLSHFTLSEAVTLVQDLGVPEAYFTHISHQLGKYTDVSQELPAGIHLAYDGLQLHV; translated from the coding sequence GTGAAATGTCCGCCGCTTACCATTACATTTTTAGGTACAGGCACCAGTACAGGTGTGCCCATGGTGGCATGTGATTGTGCTGTGTGCAGGTCTGATGATATGCGCGACAAGCGACTACGTACCAGCATTCTGGTACAGTCAGCAACTACCACTTTTGTGGTGGATACCACGCCCGATTTTCGTTATCAGATGTTGCGCATTCAGAACAAGAAGTTGGATGCAGTTTTATACACCCATCCGCACAAGGATCATATAGCAGGTTTGGATGATGTGCGTGCCTATAATTATATCCAGCAGAAAAGTATGGATATCTATGCCAATACTTTAACGGAAGAAGCTTTACGAAGAGAGTATTATTATGCTTTCTCCGATACCAAATACCCGGGTGTTCCCCAACTGAACCTCAACACCATTGATGAGCAACTATTTTACATTGGCGATATTCCGGTAATACCGATTGTGGTATGGCACTTGAAAATGCCGGTCTATGGTTTTCGCTTTGGTGATTTTACGTATATCACAGATGCCAATCGGATTGATGCTGATGAGTTGGCGAAAGTGCGTGGCTCAAAACTGATGGTTGTAAATGCTTTGCGCAGAGAGCCGCATCTCTCGCATTTTACATTGAGTGAAGCAGTAACTTTAGTACAAGACCTTGGTGTACCGGAAGCGTATTTCACGCATATTAGTCACCAGTTAGGCAAATACACGGATGTCAGTCAGGAATTACCAGCCGGTATTCATCTGGCATACGATGGTTTACAACTCCATGTTTAG
- a CDS encoding helix-hairpin-helix domain-containing protein, with protein sequence MLKRIIRDYFYFSKRERNALIVLVLITGAFYAWPYFYEVKRDPPLTDVELLAIAKQLQEENHSNTNHTSANFSNNIPAATVPAQLFAFDPNTLDEAGFVRLGLPPRTARTIINYRSKGGRFRKPDDLRKIYTLRPEDADRLVPYVRIAGMQQESSGYIAQRSEVKPLTRIDINATDAATLEQLPGIGQVLSERIVRYREALGGFYSVQQLKEVSGISEQLFEQIRAQLVLKSGSHQRWSLAEVNKETLSQHPYCSKATADAIIRFRQSKGVIQSVDELKSIPDIRPEIIVRLLPYLKTDTD encoded by the coding sequence ATGCTGAAAAGGATTATTCGCGACTATTTCTATTTTTCCAAGCGCGAGCGCAATGCGCTAATTGTTCTTGTCTTAATTACAGGTGCGTTTTATGCATGGCCCTATTTCTATGAAGTAAAACGAGATCCACCTTTAACGGATGTGGAATTGTTAGCAATAGCAAAACAATTGCAGGAGGAAAATCATAGCAACACTAATCATACATCTGCTAATTTTTCTAACAACATACCTGCTGCCACAGTACCTGCACAGTTATTTGCTTTTGATCCCAATACTTTGGATGAAGCAGGTTTTGTGCGCTTGGGTTTGCCGCCAAGGACAGCGCGTACCATCATCAATTACCGTAGTAAGGGCGGACGATTCCGAAAGCCGGATGATTTACGCAAGATCTATACGCTAAGACCGGAAGATGCAGACCGATTGGTGCCCTATGTGAGGATTGCCGGAATGCAACAAGAATCGAGTGGCTATATTGCTCAGCGAAGCGAGGTAAAGCCGCTAACCCGAATAGATATTAATGCTACAGATGCAGCAACATTAGAACAATTGCCGGGCATTGGTCAAGTGTTATCTGAACGTATTGTTCGCTACCGCGAAGCACTAGGTGGGTTTTATTCTGTGCAGCAGTTGAAAGAAGTGAGTGGTATCAGTGAGCAGTTGTTTGAGCAGATACGTGCGCAATTGGTTTTGAAGTCGGGCTCGCATCAGCGATGGTCTTTGGCGGAGGTAAACAAAGAAACATTGAGTCAGCATCCGTATTGTAGCAAGGCAACTGCCGATGCTATCATACGATTCAGGCAATCCAAAGGGGTGATTCAATCTGTGGATGAATTGAAAAGTATACCGGATATCCGACCAGAGATCATTGTTCGATTACTACCGTATTTAAAAACAGATACAGATTAA
- a CDS encoding acyl-CoA dehydrogenase family protein has protein sequence MNFLQDELTAQVAQTARDFAQQHIKPYVMEWDETQEFPVHVFKELGKLGMMGVLVPEEYGGAGLGYFEYNAIIQEIAKVCGSIGLSVAAHNSLCTAHILLFGNEAQKRQYLPKLATAEWIGAWGLTEPNTGSDAGNMKTTAVRDGDHWIINGTKNWITHGKSGDVAVVMCRTGEPRTSGNATAFIVERGTPGFAGGKKENKLGMRASETAEMIFDNCRIPDSQRLGEVGDGFRQALKILDGGRISIAALSAGIAKGAYEAALQYAKERHQFDQPIANFQGISFKLADMATEIAASDLLIWQACDRKNKGEKVTREGAMAKYYASEVAVKAATEAIQIFGGYGYTKDFPVEKHYRDAKLCTIGEGTSEIQKLVISREVLGK, from the coding sequence ATGAATTTTTTGCAGGATGAACTAACGGCACAGGTAGCGCAAACGGCCCGTGATTTTGCGCAGCAGCATATCAAGCCCTATGTGATGGAGTGGGATGAGACGCAGGAGTTTCCCGTGCATGTGTTCAAGGAGTTAGGTAAGCTGGGCATGATGGGGGTTTTGGTGCCTGAAGAATACGGTGGTGCAGGTTTGGGTTATTTCGAATACAATGCCATCATTCAGGAGATTGCCAAGGTTTGTGGTTCTATCGGATTGAGCGTTGCTGCACACAATTCTTTGTGCACTGCCCATATACTCTTGTTTGGTAACGAAGCGCAGAAGCGTCAGTACCTGCCCAAGTTGGCTACAGCTGAATGGATTGGTGCCTGGGGTTTAACTGAGCCGAATACTGGCAGTGATGCGGGCAATATGAAAACAACTGCCGTGCGAGATGGAGATCATTGGATCATCAATGGTACCAAGAACTGGATTACGCATGGAAAAAGTGGTGATGTGGCTGTGGTGATGTGCAGAACAGGTGAGCCTAGAACCAGTGGCAATGCAACAGCATTTATTGTAGAGCGTGGTACACCAGGTTTCGCTGGTGGTAAGAAAGAGAATAAGCTGGGGATGCGTGCGAGTGAAACAGCTGAAATGATTTTCGACAATTGCAGAATTCCTGATAGCCAAAGACTGGGTGAAGTAGGCGATGGTTTCCGTCAGGCTTTGAAAATATTAGATGGTGGCCGTATTTCCATTGCGGCATTGTCTGCAGGTATTGCGAAAGGTGCTTATGAAGCAGCATTGCAATATGCCAAGGAGCGCCATCAGTTTGATCAGCCCATTGCCAATTTTCAAGGCATCAGCTTTAAGTTAGCTGATATGGCCACAGAAATTGCTGCCAGCGATTTATTGATCTGGCAGGCATGTGATAGAAAAAATAAAGGTGAGAAAGTGACACGCGAAGGTGCGATGGCAAAATACTATGCCAGTGAAGTTGCGGTGAAAGCTGCTACAGAAGCCATTCAGATTTTTGGTGGCTATGGTTATACCAAGGATTTCCCCGTAGAGAAGCATTATCGTGATGCCAAACTCTGTACTATCGGAGAAGGTACTTCTGAAATTCAGAAGCTGGTTATTTCAAGAGAAGTGTTGGGTAAATAA
- the clpX gene encoding ATP-dependent Clp protease ATP-binding subunit ClpX — translation MAKQNHLHCSFCGRSRDEVKILIAGQEGHICENCVEHAQEIIDQELNLRTDGTAAGANFKLTVRKPAEIKKFLDEYVIGQDDAKKVLSVAVYNHYKRINYKQQADDVEIDKSNIIMVGETGTGKTLLAKTIARLLNVPFAIVDATVFTEAGYVGEDVESMLTRLLQNCNYDVQAAERGIVYVDEIDKIARKGDNPSITRDVSGEGVQQGLLKMLEGTEVLVPPQGGRKHPEQKMVKVDTRNILFICGGAFDGIDKVIARRVNTNAIGFNVNKDLQEEQRKNLLQFINAQDLKSFGLIPELLGRLPVVTHLDPLDTETLRSILTEPKNSLIKQYTRLFELEGIELKIDNDVLDFMVQKAMEYKLGARGLRSICESIFTDAMFEMPGTGQKQLDVTMEYAAQMFGKSKLNMLKVA, via the coding sequence ATGGCCAAACAAAACCATTTACATTGTTCTTTCTGCGGCAGGAGTCGCGATGAGGTGAAAATCCTGATTGCAGGACAGGAAGGACATATTTGCGAGAACTGTGTAGAGCACGCCCAGGAAATCATTGATCAGGAACTCAACCTGAGAACAGATGGTACTGCTGCTGGTGCAAATTTTAAACTCACTGTGCGCAAGCCAGCCGAGATCAAGAAATTTTTAGATGAATATGTGATTGGCCAGGACGATGCCAAAAAAGTATTGTCAGTAGCTGTATACAACCACTATAAGCGTATCAATTACAAGCAACAGGCAGATGATGTTGAGATTGATAAGAGCAATATCATCATGGTGGGTGAAACCGGTACAGGTAAAACCTTGCTGGCCAAAACTATTGCCCGTTTATTAAATGTACCATTTGCCATTGTGGATGCTACCGTATTCACAGAAGCAGGTTATGTAGGCGAAGACGTGGAAAGCATGCTGACACGTTTGTTGCAAAACTGCAACTACGATGTGCAAGCGGCAGAGCGTGGTATCGTGTATGTAGATGAGATTGATAAGATCGCACGTAAGGGCGATAATCCTTCTATCACACGCGATGTGAGCGGTGAAGGCGTACAACAGGGATTGCTGAAAATGCTAGAAGGAACGGAAGTATTGGTTCCACCACAGGGCGGCAGAAAACACCCAGAGCAGAAAATGGTGAAAGTAGACACCCGCAATATTCTCTTTATCTGCGGTGGTGCTTTTGATGGTATTGATAAGGTCATCGCCAGAAGGGTAAATACCAATGCCATTGGCTTCAACGTCAATAAAGACCTGCAGGAAGAACAGCGTAAGAACTTATTGCAATTCATCAACGCACAAGATCTGAAGAGCTTTGGCCTGATTCCAGAATTGCTTGGTCGCTTGCCGGTTGTAACACACTTAGATCCGCTGGACACGGAAACCCTGCGCAGTATTCTTACAGAGCCGAAGAATTCACTCATCAAGCAATACACCCGCTTATTTGAGTTAGAAGGTATTGAGTTGAAGATTGATAACGATGTACTCGACTTCATGGTACAAAAAGCCATGGAATACAAACTGGGTGCACGTGGTCTCCGCAGCATTTGTGAAAGCATTTTTACTGATGCTATGTTTGAAATGCCCGGTACTGGCCAAAAGCAGCTGGATGTTACTATGGAATATGCTGCACAGATGTTTGGCAAGAGCAAACTCAATATGCTGAAAGTAGCTTAA